A window of Primulina tabacum isolate GXHZ01 chromosome 4, ASM2559414v2, whole genome shotgun sequence contains these coding sequences:
- the LOC142542522 gene encoding uncharacterized protein LOC142542522: MGIYQSKKVEKLKLERRATQLLSSTQARYLSGCVPMHKAALKGDWKVAERLLANDITLGKSRITEGGETAFHIAALEGHAPFVDNLLGKMGDDQSSHILEIQNQKGNTALSFAAVAGHVPIASKMVEKNKNLPTMRGSGSVTPLYMAALLGHHDMVNYLFPLSNFETWDENEQIRLLTTSIASGLYDLAIRILQQNNMLAGLEDGDGETPLQVLARTPSAFPGPGDTMQQGLGWIGTIARAIAPVLPRNMQLPLQVLSANDDAKSCDAYALLQYLWDLTASRHQQNDIETGEANSMEAFGNANLKLLFTAVESENGEFLVELIRLYPDFLYKVNESKHSIFHIAVLHRHAQCFNLIYEVPGVRDLILTYVDTQGNNIMHLAGRLAPQNQLNLLPGAALQMQREVLWFKEVENLVKPSHRNEKNHQGQTPHDVFISEHQGLMKEGEKMMKQMAKSCMLVAMLIATVVFTTAFTVPGGYNNAGTPSLQNKRFFIVFPMSEAVATLSSLTSMLMFLSILTSRYAEDDFLDSLPFWMVIGVASLFVSIAAMMVSFCTCLIFYQHGLASITVLLFFFATVPVMFISLKYPLLATILRCTYSCRWLFISNNRLLSY; this comes from the exons AAGCAAGATACCTGAGTGGGTGTGTTCCTATGCACAAAGCAGCATTGAAGGGCGACTGGAAGGTTGCTGAAAGATTGTTGGCCAACGATATTACATTGGGTAAATCTCGCATAACAGAAGGGGGAGAAACTGCTTTCCATATTGCTGCTTTGGAAGGCCATGCCCCTTTTGTTGATAATTTACTGGGAAAGATGGGCGACGACCAATCATCTCATATACTGGAAATACAGAATCAAAAGGGAAACACAGCACTCAGTTTTGCTGCCGTCGCCGGGCATGTCCCTATTGCTTCCAAGATGGTAGAGAAGAACAAAAACTTGCCCACAATGCGTGGTAGTGGGAGTGTCACCCCACTCTATATGGCGGCCTTGTTAGGCCACCACGACATGGTCAATTATCTTTTCCCATTATCCAATTTTGAGACGTGGGATGAGAACGAACAGATTAGGCTTCTTACGACATCCATCGCCTCCGGATTGTATG ATCTGGCTATTAGAATCTTACAACAAAATAACATGCTAGCTGGGCTTGAAGATGGCGACGGAGAGACACCTTTGCAAGTGCTTGCAAGGACTCCGTCAGCATTTCCTGGCCCTGGTGACACCATGCAACAAGGACTCGGCTGGATCGGAACCATTGCCCGCGCAA TAGCTCCAGTGCTGCCTCGTAACATGCAGCTGCCGCTTCAAGTACTGTCAGCAAATGACGACGCTAAATCGTGTGATGCATATGCATTGCTCCAATATCTTTGGGATCTTACCGCATCACGCCATCAACAAAATGATATCGAAACAGGGGAAGCTAATAGTATGGAAGCTTTTGGAAACGCTAATTTGAAACTGCTTTTTACAGCCGTAGAATCTGAAAATGGAGAATTCTTGGTCGAGCTGATTCGTCTTTATCCAGATTTCCTGTACAAAGTTAACGAGTCCAAACACAGCATATTTCATATCGCTGTTTTGCATCGCCATGCCCAATGCTTCAATTTAATATATGAAGTACCCGGTGTCAGAGATTTGATACTGACATATGTAGACACCCAAGGCAATAACATAATGCATTTGGCCGGCAGGCTAGCCCCTCAAAATCAGCTCAATCTCTTACCAGGGGCAGCTCTTCAGATGCAACGAGAAGTACTGTGGTTTAAGGAAGTCGAAAATTTGGTCAAACCATCACACCGAAACGAGAAAAACCATCAAGGCCAAACACCACACGATGTATTCATCTCAGAGCACCAAGGATTGATGAAAGAAGGTGAAAAAATGATGAAGCAAATGGCAAAATCATGCATGCTAGTTGCGATGCTAATTGCCACAGTGGTTTTCACAACTGCCTTTACAGTGCCCGGTGGGTACAACAACGCCGGTACTCCAAGTCTACAGAACAAGAggttttttattgtttttcctATGTCCGAGGCAGTGGCGACCCTATCCTCTTTGACATCAATGCTCATGTTTCTGTCCATACTAACATCTCGTTATGCCGAAGACGATTTCCTGGACTCGTTACCTTTTTGGATGGTGATTGGGGTGGCATCCCTTTTCGTGTCCATAGCGGCAATGATGGTTTCCTTCTGCACCTGTCTTATTTTCTATCAACACGGATTAGCATCGATAACTGTTCTTCTGTTTTTCTTCGCTACCGTGCCGGTCATGTTCATATCCTTAAAGTATCCGCTTCTGGCTACCATACTACGTTGTACCTATAGTTGCAGATGGTTATTTATTTCCAACAATAGGTTGTTGTCCTACTAG